A genomic stretch from Candidatus Nitrososphaera gargensis Ga9.2 includes:
- a CDS encoding DUF308 domain-containing protein, with protein sequence MAIAFPGLAIETVMVVISVILLMFGVEQIAGGIFHYRNQRAAHAGIGVLVIALAIATIVFPIFAAPVVITLAAVALLFSGISSILAGIGNRRDPTC encoded by the coding sequence GTGGCCATAGCATTTCCGGGACTAGCAATTGAGACAGTAATGGTGGTTATTTCCGTAATACTTCTTATGTTCGGTGTTGAGCAAATTGCAGGAGGAATATTTCACTATAGGAACCAGCGTGCAGCCCATGCAGGAATCGGGGTACTCGTTATTGCTCTTGCGATTGCTACAATAGTGTTTCCAATATTTGCTGCTCCAGTTGTAATAACGCTAGCAGCTGTAGCCTTGTTATTCAGCGGCATTTCCAGCATTTTGGCCGGAATAGGAAATAGAAGAGACCCAACTTGTTAA
- a CDS encoding C2H2-type zinc finger protein: MGASQAEPRHECRVCGRMFKTLEDLMMHNREAHVGGTTATTTGQAM, encoded by the coding sequence ATGGGCGCAAGTCAAGCCGAACCACGCCATGAATGCAGAGTATGTGGCCGAATGTTCAAGACGCTTGAAGACCTTATGATGCATAATCGAGAGGCTCACGTAGGAGGCACAACAGCCACAACGACAGGGCAGGCAATGTAG
- a CDS encoding 4Fe-4S dicluster domain-containing protein — protein MSALLKDRVWTMLSEVAKRGVYPLHGNKLGIYRIPIEITEKSDISSIMNDLRSSGFKMDTHADRIYITYKWTEKGNDPITGEDLSADLNVTVEIVTGEVVDLIYQIRQLEYFGDPYWIKNYRQKADQNAKMVIDTIIRNTRIGDKLLAHWQKVEKLTMEQALKKLEELTPLAKNPKARSATAPPPAGPSAAPRPAAAAPQMPPPPAIPAAPSAPAAGGPTTISLSGTGTNYGKVEGPIDPKFKEKRQQVGTYQGIKVWGPYDAPGQLGIWGDYVCIDFDICVADGACIEACPVNVYEWLQTPGHPASDKKAFMIREKDCIFCMACENVCPPQAVKIFKKS, from the coding sequence ATGTCTGCCTTACTGAAAGACAGAGTCTGGACGATGCTATCTGAAGTTGCAAAGAGGGGAGTTTACCCGCTGCACGGCAACAAGCTGGGCATATACAGGATCCCGATCGAGATCACGGAAAAGTCCGACATATCGAGCATAATGAACGACCTCCGCAGTTCCGGCTTCAAGATGGACACCCACGCCGACAGGATCTACATCACCTACAAGTGGACTGAAAAGGGCAACGACCCGATCACCGGCGAAGACCTATCTGCAGACCTAAACGTCACGGTTGAAATCGTGACCGGCGAGGTCGTCGATCTCATTTACCAGATAAGGCAGCTGGAATACTTTGGCGACCCGTACTGGATCAAGAATTACCGCCAAAAGGCAGACCAGAACGCCAAGATGGTCATTGACACTATTATCCGAAATACCAGAATAGGCGACAAACTGCTCGCCCACTGGCAAAAGGTGGAAAAGCTGACGATGGAGCAGGCGCTCAAAAAGCTGGAGGAGCTGACGCCGCTTGCAAAGAATCCAAAGGCTCGCAGCGCGACAGCCCCGCCACCGGCAGGACCGTCGGCAGCGCCCAGGCCCGCAGCCGCCGCGCCGCAGATGCCTCCGCCACCTGCGATTCCGGCAGCTCCAAGCGCGCCAGCGGCAGGCGGTCCTACCACAATTTCGCTATCAGGCACCGGCACAAACTATGGCAAGGTTGAAGGCCCGATTGATCCCAAGTTTAAAGAGAAAAGACAACAGGTTGGCACATATCAGGGAATCAAGGTTTGGGGCCCATATGATGCTCCCGGACAGCTTGGCATTTGGGGCGACTATGTTTGCATCGACTTTGATATATGTGTGGCAGACGGCGCGTGTATTGAAGCATGCCCAGTCAACGTGTATGAATGGCTCCAGACTCCAGGGCACCCAGCCTCTGACAAGAAGGCATTTATGATAAGAGAAAAGGACTGCATATTCTGCATGGCGTGCGAAAACGTGTGTCCTCCGCAGGCAGTCAAGATATTCAAGAAGAGCTAG